The Arcobacter arenosus genomic interval ATATATTTTATAGTTGTAACTATTTTTTATAAAATCTTTTAAATCATCAGGTAAGTCTTTATTTTCTAAGTAGATTTTTGAAATGAAACTTGTAAGAATAGAGTATTGGGCATCTATAGTGTTTACTAAATTCCCCTCTTCTTCTAAATTGTATGTTTTTAATAAATTTTGAACTTCAAAATTATCATTATCAATTGGTAAAAGATTATTGGTGTCTAGATTTTCTAAAAGTTCATTTTCTACACTAAACATAATAATCCTTATCTTTCATGCAATGCATTTTGTTTTGTTTTTAAAATAGGTTTTAAAATAAAATCTAAGATTGTTTTCTTTCCAGTTTTAATATCAACAGAAGCAATCATACCTGGAATAATTGGAAGTTTTTCACCATCTTTTTCTAAGTAATTTTTTTCTGTTCGAATTACAACTTTATAATAGCTTTTTTCATCCCTTGATTCTTTGTCTTTAATACTATCCGCAGATATTTCAACAATTTTACCATCCAATCCACCATAAATAGAAAAGTCATAGGCTGTGATTTTTACAATTGCTTGTTGTTTTGGATTTATGAATGCAATATCTTTTGGATCTATTTTTGCTTCTACCAGTAAAATTTCACTATCAGGGACAATCTCGATTAAATCCATACCAGATTTAATAACACCACCAATTGTATTCATATTTATTTGTTTAATAATCCCATTTACAGGTGAAACTAAAATAGTTTTAGAAAGTTTATCTTCTTCTGAGATAAGCTTTGATTCATATTTTTTTATCTCTGTATTTATTTTTTGAAGTTCATTAAAAACTTCTGCTTTAAAAGTTTTTAATTTTTCCTCTTTTTTATTTTTAGCTTCTTCAATAGCAAGTTCTAATCTAGGAATAGAAAGTCTTGCAGCATTTAAATCACCTCTTAATTGAGAATACTCTTTTTTAATTTTAAGTAAATCGACATTTGATCTTGAACGTCTTTCCACAAGCTTTGCTATAGTATCTCTTTCTTGTCCAACAAGTTTTAAACTTCTGCTTAATTGGTATGTTTTATTTTTAGTTTCTACTAACTCTTGCTTTTT includes:
- a CDS encoding HlyD family type I secretion periplasmic adaptor subunit, giving the protein MRNEEDIRFVNTLYAQENSKISSMALVLFLLILAFFTFAIYWAYVSPIDELARGEGKVIPSEKIQTIQSLDGGIISDILINEGEIVKKGQPLMKIDTTRFQASFEENKKTYTHLIITQTRLEAESKIDLDKPLPTLEFSKEIMQEAPEFAKADQQLFKKRIDELLSTIETLDFQYRQKKQELVETKNKTYQLSRSLKLVGQERDTIAKLVERRSRSNVDLLKIKKEYSQLRGDLNAARLSIPRLELAIEEAKNKKEEKLKTFKAEVFNELQKINTEIKKYESKLISEEDKLSKTILVSPVNGIIKQINMNTIGGVIKSGMDLIEIVPDSEILLVEAKIDPKDIAFINPKQQAIVKITAYDFSIYGGLDGKIVEISADSIKDKESRDEKSYYKVVIRTEKNYLEKDGEKLPIIPGMIASVDIKTGKKTILDFILKPILKTKQNALHER